One Peromyscus leucopus breed LL Stock chromosome 4, UCI_PerLeu_2.1, whole genome shotgun sequence genomic region harbors:
- the LOC114699709 gene encoding histone H3.3A-like, whose translation MAPTKQTARKSTGGKAPRKQLATKAAHKSAPSTGGVKKPHRYRPGTVALSEIRLYQKSTELLIRKLPFQSLVREIAQDFKTDLCCQSAAISALQEASEAYLVGLFEGTNICAIHAKRVTIMPKDIQLARRIRGERA comes from the coding sequence ATGGCTCCTACAAAACAGACTGCCCGCAAATCCACCGGTGGTAAAGCACCCAGGAAACAACTGGCTACTAAAGCCGCTCACAAGAGTGCGCCCTCTACTGGAGGGGTGAAGAAACCTCATCGTTACAGGCCTGGTACTGTGGCACTCAGTGAAATCAGACTTTATCAGAAGTCCACTGAACTTCTGATTCGCAAGCTCCCCTTCCAGAGTCTGGTGCGAGAAATTGCACAGGACTTCAAGACAGATCTGTGCTGCCAGAGTGCAGCTATTAGTGCTTTGCAGGAGGCAAGTGAGGCCTATCTGGTTGGCCTTTTTGAAGGTACCAACATTTGTGCTATCCATGCCAAACGTGTAACAATTATGCCAAAAGATATCCAGCTAGCACGCCGCATACGCGGAGAACGTGCTTAA